The genomic region CGGGGGCAATCAGAGCGATTGCAGGTGGGAGAAGTCACTAGGCCGATGCTGTGCGGCAgagggatggagagggGCTGCGAGAACAGAGGATTTTGGAGATGAGAATGGATGGTGATGGATTGGGAAAGAGGTTGGTGACAGACGACGGAGGACGGAGGACAGAGGACAGAGGTGGACAGGCGTGGGCAAGTGGGATACAGCATGCCAGTCGTCATGATAGTTTACGGAATCAAAATGCCACGTAATGTTGGGTATGTATGTGGATTCAAGTGGAGGATTTCGTCTCGAGTCAGTATAACCATTTCTGACTATATCGACTGCTCTATCTTCAACGCTCAACGGCGCCCTCGATCCATTGCTTCAGCCGCCTTTGAGCGGGATTCCTTCCTGCCTGACGGTTATCCACTAGAAAGAATTGCCCACCATGTCGGCTACTCTCTCCAGCGTCGAGCAGAAGGTCTACAAGAAGGTCATGGCCTCCAAGAAGAAGGTAAGTACCGCGAAGGCTTGGTTCAGAGTTGACGCTAACGACCAGGCCATGACCCAACAGCAAATTGAGACTGCCATCCCCGGCTTGTCCAAGAAGGATTGCCACTCAGCCATCAACAAGATCCTTGGTCTGGTGCGTAACCGCCGCTTGAACTGCTGCTGATCCCTAGAAACTGTTTACGGCCTCGAAGAACTCGAAGGGGGAGCTCGTGTTCCACGGTGTGGCTGTAGAGGATGCGCGCAAGTGAGTAGCTATCTATGCTGGTATCGAACATGGAGCTCACGTGTCAGACAAAATACCCTCACGACGGAACAACAATATGTCCTCCAGATTGTCGACAAGGCTGGCAACACAGGTAGGTCTACCTCCCCCGGCGCGACTGACAACAGGTATCTCCAAGCCGAGTATCGCGAACCAGGTCAACACCGAGATCATGGCTCGCATGCAAGTGttccgcgccctcgagtCGCTTGAGAAGGTCGGACTAGTCAAGACGTTCAAGAGCGTCAATGCGCCGACGATGCCGCTGTACATCCTCGCGCACCTCAAGCCTCCCGAGGACATGGCGGGTGGTATCTGGTTCGACGAGAGCAAGGAGTACGACTCAGTGTTCGTCGACACGCTCCGTGGGGTTGTGCTCAACTTTATCCAGCTGAAGGTGAGCTCCGACACCTGGTTtagctgacggcagaccTTCCcgcagcgcaaggccgccaACGACGCCATCTCCAAGCTCTGCTCTAATCCCATCTACCCCATATCCCAAACCGCTGCCCTCCCAACACcctctctcatcctctcgcACTTGCAGAAGAACAAAGTGACAAGTGCTCCCCTTACGGTCAAAAACGTCATGGAGATCTGCCgcgctctcgagctcgacggtCTCATCGAGATGATCAAGCCTGTTGGCGGCGTCAGCGTCGACCAAACGTTtgactcggactcggacgaaGAACCTGTGTTGAAGCGCTCTCGCAAGAACAAACgcgatgatgacgacgacgataTGGATCCcgaggagcgtgagcgtCGTGAACGCAAGGAGCGGGAGAAGATgaaggccaagctcaaggaggcgaAGCGTGAAAAGCAACGTAAGGAgcgggcgcgcgagcgtgaAAAGGAGAAGGAACGCAAGCGtagggagaaggagaaggagagaaAGCGCAAGGAaaaggagagggagaggaagcgcaaggccaaggataaggagagggcgaggaaggagaaggacaagcGAAAGAAGGTGGGTTAAACTGTCTCCGCaacagctgacagcagaagAGAGTTGTCTCGTCTGACCTGGACGACTCGGATGAGGAGCTGCGTGAGGTGGACGAGCCCAAGTCACGTCGCAAGAAGCGTGCGCTGTCGGACGAGTCGGACCTCTCGACatcaagctcgagctcctcggattcggacagcgacagcgactcGGATATGTCAGTATCGTCGGTCGACTCGGATGACCTCGATAACGGAACGGTATCACTCAAACCCCAGTCGTCAGCCGCTGCTATCAACCTTGCTAACCCGTTCTTCTCCGATACGGGGCGGCAGACGCTGATCGACCTCTCAGATCAGGCCGTACTGTACCGTGCGCTGTCGCGCCTGACGATCGCCTTAGGCCAGACGCAGGCGCCATGTGGCACATGTCCACAGTTCAACTTctgcgaggagggtgggcCGGTCAACGCTGACTCGTGCTCGTATTTCACCGATTGGCTCTCGGGTACGGGTGGCGGATGGACGGCAGACGTaaaggccgagaaggcgaagaaggcggccgaggaggagcaagcgcgccgtcgtgccgcggcggcggcgaatGGCGAGACGTATGTCGAGGAGCCGTTGGCTAACGGTGACGAGGTgtacgaggaggatggggagtACGACCACTACGACGCTCcgatggacgagggcgaggaaggctACTACTAGGCCTAACTAGGCTTTGCCCATCTTGCACGGAAGAGTCATAGTCATATTCTCATTAGGAGTAGCAAAGGCTCCAAACCATCACACTAGCATTGTTTGCATTACTTGTACCATCTTAGATTCTTACCATGATTCCTTAGTAGGGGTCGTCTGTATCACTGGCATTCGTTGGTGACGTAGAGCGGATGAGTTGATGCCGCTCAAAGGACCCTGAATTGATTGGAGAAGATAACCAAGTGATACGCTTGGACATTGGACACTTGTACACCTCAAACTCCCAGTATAGGAATCATGGATGCCATCAACACTAGACATGAACCATGATCAGATATGGGGAACGGTATGCATCATTTGTCACTTTGTGAATGTTTGACGCAAAAGAGGACGAGGCACTAGAGACaaaggcgcgcgacgcgctaCGCGTCTGGTGGGTAAGTTTGGGTGGCAATCGATTGAAAGGCGTTGCAAGGAGAAGCGGGCTTTCTAAAAAAGGGGGTAATGTGCCAGGGAAGGTGCGGGGTACTCCAGGACTCCAGGTACCGAGGTGTACTGGGTGGTGGGGCTCTCTACTGTATTCCTCTAGTACCAGGACAAGATGGAAACGTCACCCACCACTAACTTGCCAACACTTTCCAATTCTCCACTTCTTGGGACACTAGCTTCCTCATTCTCCACTTCCCTTCTAGCTCATATCGACCACTCTACCAGCTCCAATAGACGTTGAAAGCACCAGGTAGATGTCCTTCATCCTCCACATCCTTTCCTCCAACCCGTAGACATCTCCACCATGGCTGGGACGACGCGGCATTCAACTTCGGAgcctctccttccctctccaccCGAGTCGCTCAATGGTGACGAGAGCCGAGTTGGCTACGCTGTCTTAGACCTGCCGCTCGGCGACATCAAGAGCGACTCGCGTTTACGGGGCCACGCGCTGCTCTACAGCGTGTCCGTCTTCCTCTCAATTGGCGTGTGGCTGTTTGGGTAAGTGCGCGCGTGGTACCTACGTGACACtccgctcacaccagctATGATCAAGGGTACGTGGATGCGGTGCAGTTGACGCGCAGCGCTGAACGCACAGAGTCATGTCTGGTGAGTGCCGCCGGCAATGGCATCACGTGCTGACGTCCAGGCATCATCACTGGGCCCTACTTCAAGTGAGTCTCCGCGCTTGCATTGCTGACGCCCAGGGCATATTgtacgtcgacgcgctagtggtggtggcgagggacTAACTTGCAGTCAATCAGCCGACGGCCACACAGATCGGAAAGTGAGTGGCAGTTATTGGCGCTCCACTGACATACAGCATGGTCGCCGTGCTCGAGATTGGAGCATTCAGTTGGTTCTGTGTGGGTGGAGACGCTGATCAAAGTCACTTcactcctcgccgcccacctcgccgacaaATACGGCCGCCGTTGGACGATGCGCACTGGTGCAATCTTCTTCTCCATTGGCGGCGTCTTCCAGACCTTTTGCACAGGATATCGTGTCATGGTGTTTGGCCGCTTCGTGTCTGGCTGTGGCGTCGGTATGCTTAGCATGGTCGTGCCCATCTATCAGGCAGAGAGTGAGTGGACTCTTTAAGCAGTTGCTGACGTCCAGTCTCGCCTGCCGACCACGTGAGCTATTCAAACGCGCAacgcagctgacagcagcgaggcttcctcggcgctctcgaGTTCACGGGCAACATCGTGGGCTACGCGTCGTCCGTGTGGATTGACTACGCGTCTAGCTTCATCGAGTCACATTGGTCATGGCGCGGACCACTGTCCATCCAGGTATTCGGCGGTATGATCCTCGCCATTGGGTCGCTCGTCTGCCCAGAGTCGCCGCGGTACCTCATCGACAAGGACCAGGACCTCCAGGGCCTGACAGTCATCGCCGACTTCCAGGGCAAGCCGCTCGACGACTTCAAGGTCCTGGAGGAATACAAGGAGATCCGCGACGGTGTTCTGGCAGACGTGAGCTGTAATGACGCCTGAaactgacgacagcgtgCTGTCGGAGATCGGTCCTACAAGGCGCTCTGGCAGCGCTACCGCGGACGAGTCCTCATCGCTATGAGCAGTCAGCTCTTCGCGCAGCTGAACGGTATCAACGTCATCTCATACTACGCCCGTGAGTTGTCTCACGTCATTCATCGCTGACTTCAGCTCTTGTAAGTACAGCACCATTCGTTTCCTTCCTGAGGTACTGACCACCGCGCATTACAGGTGTTCGAGCGTGAGTCTATTTGCATGTGCGTGTGCTGACTTCCCAGAGGCTGGCTGGATTGGTCGTGACGCAATCCTTATGACTGGAATCAATGCTCTGTTCTATGTCGCGTCTTCAATCCCACCGTGAGTCGCCTTCCCTCAGTATGACGCTCGCAGCGAAACTAACCTCAGGTGGTGGCTCACTGACGctctcggccgccgccccaTCCTTCTCTGTGGTGCAATCGCGATGGCAATCGcgttgacgtcgaccgGTTGGTGGATCTACATCGACCAGGCCATCACGCCCAAGGCGGTCGTCGCGTGCGTGATTATCTACAACGCGGCCTTCGGCATGAGTTGGGGCCCTATCCCATGGCTCTACCCTCCTGAGATCATGCCGCTTCCCTTCCGCGCCAAAGGTGTGTCGCTATCGACGGCGACCAACTGGCTCGCCAACTACTGGGTTGGAATGACCACCCCTGTCTTCCAAGAGATCATGGGCTGGAGGCTGTACATCATGCACGCCTGCTTCTGTGTGCTCTCTTTCATCCTCGGTGAGTCTCACTGTGTCGCGCTTGCTGACGAGCAGTCTACTTCCTCTACCCCGAGACGCGTGGGGTGCCGCttgaggagatggacaagctctttggcgacgagggagagggaagtgacgatgacgacgacgactgTGCAGCGTCCGAgacgtcgtccttgatGCCCAGCCAGCGACGGGGACACTCGCCGTCAGGCCTCCCGACTGCACGGACCTCGTCGCCTATGCCGGTGCGCGCGGACAACTCTCTCCTGGGTCGCGTGACCCACGCGTTTTCGAACGCGTTTGGCGGCCGGCCCGGAAGCCCTACCCCGCGTGGAAGATACAACGCCATCCCCAGTGATCAATAGGAACTCGCGAGTGAGCTTACTTCCTACAACActcagctgacagcagggcTCGACCCGGAACGGGGACACTCGCATCATGCGGCACACGAGTTTGAGTTGGGCGGTGCGAGTGACGTGAGTGACTCGGAGTCGCACCCTCATCTTCGTATCCGCACGCCCGTGCCACCAGGCGCCGAACCTCACACCTAAGCACCTCCTTGCGGAGATCTGTAGCATATGTATGCACAAATGTGGATTGTGGTTAACTCTGATTGATTGGGCGGTGCATGCCATTCTGGCCGCTGTCATTGCCACAGGTATCCTGACGTgggacgcggacgcgcgGACAAGGGGCACGACGCGTGCCACGTGTCGGCCAACTTTGGGTTGCAACGTCAACCTCACACTTGCTTGACTCGTCGTCTCTTTTCCATCCACTCTCTTCACAACAACAATGCCCGCACCATCGGACGCAACGTCCCTCGCGGATGCACAGTGAGCTCAACCAATCCAATatcagctgacatcaggaAACGTGTACGTACACACTCTCCATGCACAGCGAAACCTAACCCCAGGCTCCCGCCGACCACAAGGCAGTCATCGAGTTCTTGCGCGGCAAGAACGGGCCCAAAGtccggcgcggcgtgctgAACGGCAAGCGCGTCGACTTCTTCAAGGGTGAGTGAGCCAGCCGGATCTCGTTGTCAAACACCGTTGGGACGCGAGCATGGCCACGCCCCACTCTGCCCGCCATCGACGAGCAGCGTCGATGACGCAGCATTGTGGCCACACGCGGTGTGCGGATTCGTTGTTCGCCGTGGCCGAGGGTCCCAAGCGCAGAATAATCAACAAGGGTGCTGACGACCAGGCAAGACGGCGGTCCGCACGCTCATGGGTCCAGCGTACCAGAAGCTCGGGAAGAAGGTGCCGCCCGTCAcgagtgaggaggaggctgcggcGCTCATTACCAAGTGCCTTCCCTAGTGAGTTGCTTCGCCACTGCCAAGAGATCTCACTTCCGGTCGAAGAGAGCGGCATTGGGATTCCGCGTCAATGTTCCTGCTGGCGGAGGTGTAGTTATGGGTGATCCATCGCGTCGTTCTTGCCCATAGTCCGTTTGGCTCTGCGCCATGCCCGTCCTTCATCGTTACCGGCAACTGCTACATGCAGGTTACCCGAACAGCAGCTCTTCCATCCACTGAGTGCTTCCATGCCTGTCACCGGCCCGATGACGCTTCAAGCTTCGGGTGATCTACAAGCTTCCTCGCCCATTCCCACCGCGCGATCTGCGTTCTTGGGCTTGATTTCTCGTTCCCCGATTCCTCGCCTCcgtcttggccttcttgttCCATCCTGGCGCTCACGACTAACCCCAGTGCCTACTTCCTTCGTGTCGAccgcctcaaccccaacccgCCCATCCCCAGCGGCATGCCCAAGCCCCTCAACCTcagccagcagcagcagttcGACTCTGCAGGCTACTACAGCTGGTTCTACGAGGGCTCGCCCTTCTGGAACATTGTCGGCGGTATCGCCATGGTGGCCGTGATGCTCGCGGGCGTCATGTTCCCCCTCTGGCCCGTCAAGCTCCGCATCGGCGTCTGGTACCTCtcggtcggcgcgctcggtCTGGTCGGCCTCTTCATCGTCATTGCCATTAtccgcctcatcctctGGTGCATCACCAAAGTCTCCATGGCCAAGGCCATCTGGATCTTCCCAAATCtgttcgaggacgtcggGTTCGTTGACTCGTTCATCCCCGCATGGGAGTGGGACgagccgaagaagaagcgtctccgcaaggtcggcgagaagcgcaagaggaaggagaaggacgtcaccgaggagaaggctcctgcagctgctgcgccgcccAGCGCCATCCCCTCGGCCATTGGATCCGCTGAccccgcggccgcggctgcTGAGGCTGCCCGCGCCCCAACTCCCGGCAACGCCGACACCGCGTCTGGCGTTGCTAGCTCGCCCGCTGCCCCAacggccgccgctgctTCCACGGCTACCACTaccgcgaccgcgccgcccgcgacTAACCCCACGCCGCGCAGCCGGAAGGCTGCGACGGTtgaggagatcgaggacgagtagACGCGCTGTACCAGACACCTGGCATTTTGATAGCGATAATGTGCATATACAGTTCTCACACCACCCTCACTCGATGCACAACTACATTCTCTATGTCTGCTGCTCTGTCTATGCACTTGCTCCGAGGAACTGGGCgcgctgatgtcagctgctTCAAGGCACAGATGGAAGCTCACAAGTTGCCTGACGGACGCCtgctgctcggcgtcgagggcgttgaTCTGGTCGGGCGTGAGCTGGAGGACCTGCATGAGCATAGCCTGGGATCAGCTTCGGTACGGAAAGGAAAGCTGACCTTCTGGTCCTCGGGGAGGCCTGCCAGAGCAGCCTGCGTCGCGGGCGGCAGAGCGGGAGGAGCagctggcgccggcggcgccggGGGAGCAGACCGGCCGTAACCTCCACCATACCCAGACTGttgagctggaggaggagcaccATACGCGGGTTGCGGAGGCTGCTGGCGGAAGGGCggctgctgcgccgccggagcaggcggaggagggtaGTAACCCTCGCGCTGGTATCCCGAGTACGCTGCCTGTGGTGCTGCGGGCGCGCTGGGTGGCAGCGGCTGGATGCGCTGTAACACGCTCGGGTCGACAATGTTCATGAGCAGCATGGCCTGGAAGAGGGCGTACGCGAGCTGGGGCttggcggtgaggaggcggcgcgcctcATCGGGCTGCGTGGTTATGAGGGCCTGTTATCAGCACTTGAGCACATGACCGGTTCACAGGCCATCTCGCCTGGGCCGAACCGCGAACCCACCTTCATCCCGGCCATGACCTCCTGCATCTGGCCCGGGTTGACTTCCGCCAACGTCTTTGAAATAGCGTCGGTCGCCTTTTGTCCCGGCCCAACTTCTGTTCCCTGGGGCATCAAGCTATGATCGATTGGCGTGGGCGAGTCGCGCCTCCCTCCAGCCCCTCCAGCCCCAGCACCAGCAACACCAGCAGCACCAGCAAACGGCGCACCGGGACGCCGGGTCATGCGCTCATCGTTGCTCAGCTCGATCCGGACTGGCCGTCCATTGATGGGTACTTCTTGGAGGTTGCGCATGGCGCtctgggcggcggcctcgtcgtAGAACTGCACAAAAGCGTACCCCTTGCTCTTGCCTGTTTGGGGGTCGAACTTGATCTCTACGTGCGAGACGGGGCCGACTTCAGAGAAGACGCCGGCAATCTGTTCTTCAGAGACGTCATACGGTACGTTGGCGACTTGGGTTAGCTGATaggaaggggggggggctAACCGAAGACGGTGCGGGTGCTTTGAGGTGGCATCTGGAGTGATCaaaggaggagagggggaggcggaTGGAGGGAGACTAGTTGGAGACTAGTTGGAGATCGGAGAGGTGAGATTAATGCGAGGAAGATGTACAGTGGATTGTTATGGTGACGGATTGTTCATGTAGACATTGACATCAGGCAAAATTGGTTCCGTAGTCCAACTGCCCCACTCCCTAATAGTATTCCTCATGAGAATGCGTGACTGATTTATTCTCTCCACTTTCGGTTGTATCTCTGTCCAGAATCTGACAACTACAGCCTAGGGTGCCCGTCATACCAACTGACCCTCTTGCGTCTCCTGTTGATTATCTAGAAGCCCCGAGCCCCGTTTACCTCTGTTCCTCGACTCCCTCAACCCTTTTCCTGATCGGCCTTTAGCAACGGATATCCGCTAACAGCACGAATGGCGTAGTCGCTCCCCACAAGTACAAGGCTGTAGTGGAGTCTCGGGTGAACAAAGACATTCTGTCGGGAGAACTGGACGATACCGGCCAGGTTGCGCCCAGAATACTGCGCCGGAATATCGGTCTCATGTTCAAGTCGTCTTACGCGGGCGAATGTCCTGTTTGAGGCATTGGGAGAGGACGAACGCTGGACTATGAGTGAAATCCGTCAGCACTCAAATTCAAGGTGAATACTGTCGGAGACTTTCTCGGCACAGTCCTTTTACCGCCGATACTGACCGTCTCAACAACGGACTGGTTCAAACGCGGGCTATCCCTGTGCGATTGTTAGGCCATTCTGGGCCACATTTTACAAGAGGGGACAAAGGGCTCCTTAATTGTATTGAACGCTGACGAGCTGTGTGAAGAGGACATCAGTCGTTACGTTGGGGCGGATGGCGCCCCGATGATCCAcggtgacgtcgagcgTCCTCAGCGCCCCAATGGATTTCCCACgtcgcctcgacctcatctTTCTCTTCCAACCAACTCTCAATTTCCCGCCTCGATTCCCCATTCCACCATGGAGCACgaacgcgacgacgactgggTTTCTGGTATGTTCCCCGTTATCGAGCTGATCCAGTTACGCCGCCTGGCTCGCCTGCCACCCAGAAAGTCTTTGCGGACGCTGAGCTGGTATCGCCCAAGGAAGCGGGGTTCACccacgacgaggacgtgcgTATTCTCGAAGAAAAGAACTCGGCTCTAGCGGCCGAGAATTGCTTGCTCAAGCACGCCCTAGCTCAGGCCGTCGAGCGTATCGAGCGTAATGATGGTGAGTTGAGCTTGGGAACGTCAAACTGACATAGCGTGGGTGGCCATCCATGGCAAGACTCGTAAGGCCAAACATTCGACCAGTGAACCAATCGGTATTTCAAAGGTCCAGAATGCCCACAGATGCGTTAATCCTAGAAAGCAGGAGGATGACTTTTCCCGCCGCGCCGAACACGATACCAAGGTCGCACGGGAGGCGTTGGCGCGATACCTCGCGGCCGTGGATGGCAAGCCTCCGCCGTCATCCGCTTCGGTTACCCGCACGGGCGTTAAGCGTGAGCGGACCGAGAGCGAAGtcaaggcgctcgtcgagtGGTGGTCGCAGGTAACGTAGCTAGAGAAATCACGAGACATGTACAGAGGGCGGGGAAATATGAATGGAAACTGGGATACGCTAGGTGGGTAACGAGTCCAGTCTGTCGGGTTCAGTCGCTAAAGATGCCTCGTGTTCGTGGCGTGGTGGGAAGGGCTGTCTTACTCTGTTTTGTCCCAACCCAAATTGAGGGGTGTAGGTTGAAATGCAGGTCACAAAGTGAGGGTCTGGCACTGTACAAGTTTGCCATTTGTCGTTGGTGACGGTACAGTCTCGGTCCCTATGCACGGATCGAACTAACCTTCGACGCACAAGCCGTATCCGATTCAGCTTTTGTGTACTGTACCCCTTGGCTCACAAAGGACACCACAGTGCGCACAGACTACTTGTGACAACTGAGGTACAGTGGAACAAAACACCCGAGACAGCAAGTTGTGCTCTGGTGACACAGGTGTGCAGGAGGCCGGAGGTAATGAGGCGACAGACGTTCATATGCAGCTGAGAGTGAGAGGAATTTCTGTCTCCGCAGCATCAATATCCACCCATATCCTGAGGCAGTCAGAGTTGGCCTGCCAACCATCACTGATGCATCTCGCTTCTCACTTCATCAGCAACTCGGGTAAGCCTTAGGTAATGGCATCATTCAAATACAGACTGTGAATTCATAGTGACAAACAATGTAAGGGGTCTATGGTATGACTTGGGATTATGGTAGTCTAACTGGCCAAAAGTACGGAGAAATCTACGAGCGCTGGGGTCTACAAGAGAGGAGAAAATCCAGCATTATGGGTCCAATTGGGAGCTAGTAGTGCGACCGCAACGTGGACACCCACTGGAACAGGTTGGCGACTGTGTCGAAACGGTTGGCAACGGGGACATACCGCGCGTACTGCATTGTGAGGTCCAAGTAGTGGCCCTCGTCGCGGAGGTCCCGCTCAGTGAATGGGAAGGCGGGCTCTCTGTAGGGGTCCGAAGAGGTCGAGAGACCATAAGAGGAGTTGGTAGGTTgggtggggaagggagTGAGCTCGCGGTTGGCGTGGTGGGCCGCCTCAGCCAGGAGTTCGAGGCTACCCTCGCGCGAAGGAGAGGCTTCGGTCGGAGGGGTGAGAGGGCGGACCGGAGGTGTGAGAGGGCGCGCCCATGAAGTGAGCGCGGCCACACCGGGAAGAGTTTCGGTgacgcgagcgcgaggctgGACATGGGAGTGGGAGTAAGGCTCAAACCGGTgggccttgggcttgttCTCGTCTGTCCAGCGGGGGGTCTTGGTTGCCGGACGCGTAGCCGAGTTCCCGAACGAACACTTGTTCTTACCGCAGGGCCGACagacgcggcgcggacTCTCGAGATCGACTTCGATAAAGCAGCGCCAGCCGTTACGCTCACAGCGGACACAACGCTGAgtgtcgacgacctcaagAAGAGTACGGTCGTGGATGTACTCTTTCTCAAGTTTAGCAGGGACAGGGATGGGCGACTCACCTCGCGCATGTACTTGGCAGAGTCGCGCTTCGAGCGCATCTTGTGGACGGCGCTAGGCTCGTAGTCGTTGTCGTCACTGtgcctgatgtcagcatGTAAGAAGGCGAGGACCGCACATGTAGGGTGACGACGGGGGCGAGGCCTGGCCGTGACCATAACCGTGACCATGAGTGTGGGCCGAGTGCATCCCAATAGCCGGGAATTGCTC from Cutaneotrichosporon cavernicola HIS019 DNA, chromosome: 2 harbors:
- the SEC62 gene encoding uncharacterized protein (Endoplasmic reticulum receptor), which codes for MPAPSDATSLADAQKRAPADHKAVIEFLRGKNGPKVRRGVLNGKRVDFFKGKTAVRTLMGPAYQKLGKKVPPVTSEEEAAALITKCLPYAYFLRVDRLNPNPPIPSGMPKPLNLSQQQQFDSAGYYSWFYEGSPFWNIVGGIAMVAVMLAGVMFPLWPVKLRIGVWYLSVGALGLVGLFIVIAIIRLILWCITKVSMAKAIWIFPNLFEDVGFVDSFIPAWEWDEPKKKRLRKVGEKRKRKEKDVTEEKAPAAAAPPSAIPSAIGSADPAAAAAEAARAPTPGNADTASGVASSPAAPTAAAASTATTTATAPPATNPTPRSRKAATVEEIEDE
- a CDS encoding uncharacterized protein (polyadenylation factor 64) yields the protein MPPQSTRTVFVANVPYDVSEEQIAGVFSEVGPVSHVEIKFDPQTGKSKGYAFVQFYDEAAAQSAMRNLQEVPINGRPVRIELSNDERMTRRPGAPFAGAAGVAGAGAGGAGGRRDSPTPIDHSLMPQGTEVGPGQKATDAISKTLAEVNPGQMQEVMAGMKALITTQPDEARRLLTAKPQLAYALFQAMLLMNIVDPSVLQRIQPLPPSAPAAPQAAYSGYQREGYYPPPPAPAAQQPPFRQQPPQPAYGAPPPAQQSGYGGGYGRSAPPAPPAPAAPPALPPATQAALAGLPEDQKAMLMQVLQLTPDQINALDAEQQASVRQLRAQFLGASA
- a CDS encoding uncharacterized protein (Belongs to the major facilitator superfamily. Sugar transporter (TC 2.A.1.1) family), whose translation is MAGTTRHSTSEPLLPSPPESLNGDESRVGYAVLDLPLGDIKSDSRLRGHALLYSVSVFLSIGVWLFGYDQGVMSGIITGPYFKAYFNQPTATQIGNMVAVLEIGAFITSLLAAHLADKYGRRWTMRTGAIFFSIGGVFQTFCTGYRVMVFGRFVSGCGVGMLSMVVPIYQAEISPADHRGFLGALEFTGNIVGYASSVWIDYASSFIESHWSWRGPLSIQVFGGMILAIGSLVCPESPRYLIDKDQDLQGLTVIADFQGKPLDDFKVLEEYKEIRDGVLADRAVGDRSYKALWQRYRGRVLIAMSSQLFAQLNGINVISYYAPLVFEQAGWIGRDAILMTGINALFYVASSIPPWWLTDALGRRPILLCGAIAMAIALTSTGWWIYIDQAITPKAVVACVIIYNAAFGMSWGPIPWLYPPEIMPLPFRAKGVSLSTATNWLANYWVGMTTPVFQEIMGWRLYIMHACFCVLSFILVYFLYPETRGVPLEEMDKLFGDEGEGSDDDDDDCAASETSSLMPSQRRGHSPSGLPTARTSSPMPVRADNSLLGRVTHAFSNAFGGRPGSPTPRTRLDPERGHSHHAAHEFELGGASDVSDSESHPHLRIRTPVPPGAEPHT
- the RPC34 gene encoding uncharacterized protein (RNA polymerase Rpc34 subunit), coding for MSATLSSVEQKVYKKVMASKKKAMTQQQIETAIPGLSKKDCHSAINKILGLKLFTASKNSKGELVFHGVAVEDARKQNTLTTEQQYVLQIVDKAGNTGISKPSIANQVNTEIMARMQVFRALESLEKVGLVKTFKSVNAPTMPLYILAHLKPPEDMAGGIWFDESKEYDSVFVDTLRGVVLNFIQLKTFPQRKAANDAISKLCSNPIYPISQTAALPTPSLILSHLQKNKVTSAPLTVKNVMEICRALELDGLIEMIKPVGGVSVDQTFDSDSDEEPVLKRSRKNKRDDDDDDMDPEERERRERKEREKMKAKLKEAKREKQRKERAREREKEKERKRREKEKERKRKEKERERKRKAKDKERARKEKDKRKKKRVVSSDLDDSDEELREVDEPKSRRKKRALSDESDLSTSSSSSSDSDSDSDSDMSVSSVDSDDLDNGTVSLKPQSSAAAINLANPFFSDTGRQTLIDLSDQAVLYRALSRLTIALGQTQAPCGTCPQFNFCEEGGPVNADSCSYFTDWLSGTGGGWTADVKAEKAKKAAEEEQARRRAAAAANGETYVEEPLANGDEVYEEDGEYDHYDAPMDEGEEGYY